The genomic DNA ATGAACCGTTGCGGCATCCGTGCCGGTGATTTCGCCGACCCGGAACTGCTTCTGGAAAAAATCGAAAAGGCCCTTGAGGAAAAGAACATCCTGTTCAAGCACCTCTACGGAACCGAACCGCTGAAAGCAAAAGATGTTTTCGAAGAAGTGCGTCCGGTGGCAGAACGACTGATCCCGTATCTCGGCGACGTCTCTTCCGCTATTCAGGAAGCACAGGCCGACGGCTCTGTTCTCTTCGAAGGCGCACAGGGAACGCATCTGGACATCGACCACGGCACCTACCCGTTCGTGACGTCGAGCAACACGGTCACGGCCAATGCCGCGTCCGGTTCCGGCTGCTCCCCGCGTGATTTGCACCGCATCATCGCCATCGTCAAAGCCTACACCACCCGTGTCGGCGGCGGCCCGTTCGCAACGGAGCTGGAAGACGCCGACGGCGAGTACATGCAGACTCAGGGCCACGAATTCGGCGCAACCACCGGACGCAAACGCCGCTGCGGCTGGCTTGATCTGGTGGTGCTCAAGGAATCCGTCCGCCTCAACGGCCCCACGGAACTCGCCATCACCAAACTCGACGTACTTTCCGGCCTCAAGGAGATCAAACTCTGCACGGCCTATGAATACAAAGGCGAACAGATCGCCTACCCGCCGCAGGAGCAGAACGGCATGGCTTACGTCACTCCCGTGTATGAAACCATGCCGGGATGGGACGAGGACATCACCGGAGCACGCTCCTGGGACGAGCTTCCGCAGAATGCGGTCAACTACCTGAAACGGATCGAGGAAATCACCGGCGTCAAGGTCGGCATCGTTTCCGTCG from uncultured Pseudodesulfovibrio sp. includes the following:
- a CDS encoding adenylosuccinate synthase gives rise to the protein MSNIVVFGSQWGDEGKGKIVDMLAEEANAIVRFQGGNNAGHTLVVDGEQCILHLIPSGVLHPGKKCLIGNGVVLDPFVFCEELDKLDAKGLDVSPARMMISKKTHIIMPYHRLVDGARESTKSDAKKIGTTGRGIGPCYEDKMNRCGIRAGDFADPELLLEKIEKALEEKNILFKHLYGTEPLKAKDVFEEVRPVAERLIPYLGDVSSAIQEAQADGSVLFEGAQGTHLDIDHGTYPFVTSSNTVTANAASGSGCSPRDLHRIIAIVKAYTTRVGGGPFATELEDADGEYMQTQGHEFGATTGRKRRCGWLDLVVLKESVRLNGPTELAITKLDVLSGLKEIKLCTAYEYKGEQIAYPPQEQNGMAYVTPVYETMPGWDEDITGARSWDELPQNAVNYLKRIEEITGVKVGIVSVGPDRAQTF